Proteins encoded in a region of the Magallana gigas chromosome 8, xbMagGiga1.1, whole genome shotgun sequence genome:
- the LOC105346627 gene encoding MORN repeat-containing protein 4 codes for MKGAYRYPDGSEYTGDWMEGQRHGYGVMKFPDGSQYFGIFDNGLCQGTGVMIFNDKSRYEGEFQNGKFNGYGVFTRSDGMKYEGEFKSGQICGYGLVTFADGSHGLPRNEGYFEGNKLMKREKCQGAVQRARQALEHAKSHQWFS; via the exons ATGAAAGGAGCATACAGGTATCCAGATGGCAGTGAATACACAGGGGACTGGATGGAGGGACAGCGACACGGGTATGGGGTGATGAAGTTCCCCGATGGATCCCAGTATTTTGGCATATTTGACAATGGACTTTGTCAAGGaacaggggtcatgatttttaacGACAAGTCTAG GTATGAGGGTGAATTCCAAAATGGAAAATTCAATGGATATGGTGTGTTCACTCGATCTGATGGGATGAAGTATGAGGGAGAGTTTAAAAGTGGTCAAATATGTGGATATG gATTAGTGACTTTTGCTGACGGTAGTCACGGACTTCCACGGAACGAGGGGTACTTTGAGGGGAACAAACTCATGAAGAGAGAGAAATGCCAGGGAGCTGTTCAGAGGGCCAGACAAGCTTTAGAGCATGCCAAATCTCACCAGTGGTTTTCCTAG